From a region of the Cololabis saira isolate AMF1-May2022 chromosome 8, fColSai1.1, whole genome shotgun sequence genome:
- the si:ch211-161c3.5 gene encoding uncharacterized protein C3orf18 homolog isoform X2, with protein MAVDAAKTTATFLSTTATTTPAPLLSTSPGARDNITARTLMTVTITTNETTFNTTTLPEVLIEGSGVGMLLVPFGIITVIGLAVAIMLYIRKRKRLEKLRHQLMPMYNFDPAEEQDDLLEQELLDHSREGSLTGPNAKF; from the exons ATGGCTGTAGATGCAGCTAAAACAACTGCAACTTTTCTATCCACAACTGCCACAACCACCCCGGCCCCCTTGCTCTCAACGAGTCCAGGAGCCAGAGACAACATCACAGCGAGAACATTAATGACTGTTACCATAACAACAAATGAGACCACCTTCAACACCACCACACTTCCAGAAGTTTTGATTGAGGGCTCGGGTGTTGGAATGTTGCTCGTACCCTTTGGTATCATCACAGTCATCGGCCTAGCCGTGGCAATA ATGCTGTATATTCGGAAACGGAAGCG GTTGGAGAAACTGAGACACCAGCTTATGCCCATGTACAACTTTGACCCGGCGGAAGAACAAGATGACCTGCTGGAACAGGAACTACTGGATCACAGCCGGGAAGGCAGCCTCACAGGTCCCAATGCCAAG ttTTGA
- the si:ch211-161c3.5 gene encoding uncharacterized protein C3orf18 homolog isoform X1 — translation MAVDAAKTTATFLSTTATTTPAPLLSTSPGARDNITARTLMTVTITTNETTFNTTTLPEVLIEGSGVGMLLVPFGIITVIGLAVAIMLYIRKRKRLEKLRHQLMPMYNFDPAEEQDDLLEQELLDHSREGSLTGPNAKTLTTSQGITQRPSRLVFTDVAKALNA, via the exons ATGGCTGTAGATGCAGCTAAAACAACTGCAACTTTTCTATCCACAACTGCCACAACCACCCCGGCCCCCTTGCTCTCAACGAGTCCAGGAGCCAGAGACAACATCACAGCGAGAACATTAATGACTGTTACCATAACAACAAATGAGACCACCTTCAACACCACCACACTTCCAGAAGTTTTGATTGAGGGCTCGGGTGTTGGAATGTTGCTCGTACCCTTTGGTATCATCACAGTCATCGGCCTAGCCGTGGCAATA ATGCTGTATATTCGGAAACGGAAGCG GTTGGAGAAACTGAGACACCAGCTTATGCCCATGTACAACTTTGACCCGGCGGAAGAACAAGATGACCTGCTGGAACAGGAACTACTGGATCACAGCCGGGAAGGCAGCCTCACAGGTCCCAATGCCAAG ACTCTCACAACCTCCCAAGGGATAACGCAGCGGCCCAGTCGTCTGGTCTTCACAGATGTAGCCAAAGCCCTCAACGCTTAA
- the si:ch211-161c3.6 gene encoding high mobility group AT-hook 2b: protein MSNSGTKEPSPQPSTAQSPDEPQRRGRGRPRKQQQEPVGPPTPKRPRGRPKGSKNKGPRTALKKAEPVVERRPRGRPRKWPQRVAPEVSVEHQGASEEAEEDPSSSQVPAEEQGE, encoded by the exons ATGAGTAACAGTGGGACCAAAGAACCGTCTCCTCAGCCAAGCACTGCCCAGTCACCGGATGAACCTCAGCGCAGGGGCAGGGGTCGCCCACGGAAACAGCAGCAG GAGCCTGTTGGACCACCGACTCCAAAACGACCCAGAGGACGACCAAAAGGCAGCAAGAACAAAGGCCCCAGAACTGCACTGAAG AAAGCAGAGCCTGTTGTGGAGAGAAGACCACGAGGGCGACCGAGGAAATGG CCCCAGAGAGTCGCTCCAGAAGTTTCTGTTGAGCACCAG GGGGCTTCAGAGGAGGCTGAGGAGGATCCCTCGTCATCTCAGGTGCCTGCAGAGGAGCAAGGGGAGTAG
- the mst1 gene encoding hepatocyte growth factor-like protein, which yields MKPFLHCVLLTAGLIAGYRSPLNEFQRSEGRELVPTPWNSARVQMLPGLNLEECATRCSQSLDCRAFNYETRPTVSCKHLPWVADGNNAEVKRNVNCDLYEKKVYVRQCIVGKGEDYRGKVFTTKSGLTCQQWWSKFPHDHRWTPTATNGLELNYCRNPDGDRIGPWCYTTDPERRYEPCNIPQCKDEVCITCNGEDYRGQVDHTVSGRECQRWDQQYPHQHIYQPEKYPDKSLDDNYCRNPDASPVPWCYTTDPEMERENCDIRKCTEVHVEKRQRSSFTTNCFRGRGEDYRGKVNETPSGIPCQRWDAQYPHEHPFYPNTYECKGLEENYCRNPDGSEAPWCFTSVPEMRTSLCLQIKRCADDIEAEDCYQENGRNYRGVVRKTRKGITCQRWNVNTPHQTRINPRSHPEANLTENYCRNPDGDQHGPWCYTTDPKTEFDYCAIKQCAGEKVSLTETVEKVEFNECGKREDRFPRARMRIVNGMPGNSPWTVSLRDRKGNHFCGGSLVNSRWVISTKQCFSSCYVDLPGYSAMMGTLFRDPQEGEAGVQIIPLTKIVCGPSESQLVMLQLEYPAQFNERVSQICLPPERYIVAEGTQCEIAGWGETRGTGDETVLNVAHVPVLSNRECNKYFRGRVRENEMCTNFFQGGVGACERDYGGPLACQNRDCWVLEGVIIPMRRCGHPGQPNIFIRVSVYVDWIKKVMEMA from the exons GGTATCGGAGTCCTCTGAATGAATTCCAGCGCTCCGAGGGAAGGGAGCTCGTCCCCACACCCTGGAACTCAGCACGAGTCCAGATGCTGCCGGGCCTGAACCTGGAGGAGTGTGCCACCCGCTGCTCACAGTCGCTGGACTGCAG AGCTTTCAACTATGAAACGCGTCCAACCGTGTCCTGCAAACATCTGCCCTGGGTGGCTGATGGGAACAACGCTGAAGTGAAGAGAAATGTCAACTGTGACCTTTACGAGAAGAAAG TCTATGTAAggcagtgcattgtgggtaaagGAGAAGACTACCGGGGAAAGGTCTTCACTACAAAAAGCGGTCTCACCTGTCAACAGTGGTGGTCCAAGTTTCCTCATGACCACAG GTGGACTCCCACAGCGACCAATGGTCTGGAGCTGAACTACTGCAGGAATCCAGATGGGGATCGTATCGGTCCATGGTGCTACACAACTGACCCCGAGCGCCGTTATGAACCCTGCAATATCCCCCAGTGCAAAGATG aGGTGTGTATCACGTGTAATGGGGAGGACTACAGGGGGCAGGTTGATCACACCGTGAGCGGCAGAGAGTGTCAGAGATGGGACCAGCAGTACCCTCACCAACATATCTACCAACCTGAAAA gtatcCTGATAAGAGTTTAGATGATAACTACTGCCGGAATCCTGATGCCTCTCCGGTGCCTTGGTGTTACACCACAGATCctgagatggagagagagaactGCGACATCAGAAAATGCA CTGAAGTTCACGTGGAGAAACGGCAACGCTCCAGCTTCACCACTAACTGCTTCCGTGGTCGTGGGGAGGATTACCGCGGTAAAGTCAACGAGACACCGTCAGGTATCCCCTGCCAGAGGTGGGATGCCCAGTATCCTCACGAGCATCCCTTTTACCCAAACACATATGAGTGCAA GGGTTTAGAGGAGAACTACTGCCGTAACCCAGATGGGTCAGAGGCTCCCTGGTGCTTCACATCCGTCCCAGAGATGAGGACTTCTCTCTGCTTGCAGATCAAACGATGCGCAGACGACATCGAAGCTGAGG ACTGTTATCAAGAAAATGGGAGAAACTACAGGGGCGTTGTCCGCAAAACACGTAAAGGCATCACCTGCCAGAGATGGAACGTTAACACGCCTCACCAGACCAG GATAAACCCACGGTCACACCCTGAGGCCAATCTAACAGAGAACTATTGTCGTAACCCGGATGGGGACCAGCATGGACCCTGGTGTTATACCACAGACCCCAAAACCGAGTTTGACTACTGTGCCATCAAGCAGTGCG cTGGAGAGAAAGTGTCCCTGACGGAGACCGTAG AGAAGGTCGAGTTCAACGAGTGCGGAAAGAGAGAAGACCGCTTTCCAAGAGCAAGGATGCGCATCGTGAATGGGATGCCCGGGAACTCACCGTGGACGGTGAGCCTGAGAGACAG AAAAGGAAACCACTTCTGTGGAGGATCCCTGGTGAATTCCAGATGGGTGATCAGCACCAAGCAGTGTTTCTCTTCCTG CTACGTGGACCTGCCTGGTTACTCCGCCATGATGGGAACACTTTTCCGTGATCCACAAGAAGGAGAGGCTGGTGTGCAAATCATCCCTCTCACCAAGATTGTCTGTGGACCTTCTGAGTCTCAGCTCGTCATGCTACAACTGGAATA ccctgcacaatttaaTGAGCGCGTCTCTCAGATCTGCCTCCCTCCTGAGCGCTACATAGTAGCTGAGGGGACCCAATGTGAGATTGCAGGATGGGGTGAGACAAGAG GAACTGGGGATGAGACCGTCCTCAATGTGGCTCACGTTCCAGTTCTTAGTAACAGGGAATGCAACAAATACTTCAGAGGTCGTGTTCGCGAAAACGAGATGTGCACAAACTTTTTCCAGGGTGGAGTAGGCGCCTGTGAG AGAGACTACGGCGGCCCTCTGGCGTGTCAGAACAGGGACTGCTGGGTACTCGAGGGTGTGATCATCCCCATGAGGCGCTGTGGACACCCAGGACAACCCAACATTTTCATCCGCGTGTCTGTGTACGTGGACTGGATCAAGAAGGTCATGGAGATGGCTTAG